The following proteins come from a genomic window of Yinghuangia sp. ASG 101:
- a CDS encoding DUF6507 family protein produces the protein MSGWDIDPVGVRGVLEKTVEAAEGIETWGTDYSGHLESSAKSAGTLYMMEGDKPEAGLVGAALAEFAEKTQTDIAYVAARATASIQGASDATVAYVNGDIEMAEEAQDKALKEPEVKLPGSGEGD, from the coding sequence ATGTCGGGCTGGGACATCGATCCGGTGGGCGTGCGAGGCGTCCTGGAGAAAACCGTCGAGGCCGCGGAGGGCATCGAGACCTGGGGCACGGACTACTCCGGCCACCTGGAGAGCTCCGCGAAGTCGGCGGGCACGCTCTACATGATGGAGGGCGACAAGCCCGAGGCCGGCCTGGTGGGCGCCGCGCTGGCCGAGTTCGCGGAGAAGACGCAGACCGACATCGCGTACGTCGCCGCACGGGCGACCGCGTCGATCCAGGGCGCGTCCGACGCGACGGTGGCGTACGTGAACGGCGACATCGAGATGGCCGAGGAGGCGCAGGACAAGGCGCTCAAGGAGCCCGAGGTCAAGCTGCCCGGGTCGGGCGAGGGGGACTAG